The region TTTCAAGTTCATTTTCTATAGTTTCCAATTCGCTGATTTCTTCTTCAGGTTGGTAGAATTTTGCACGGTAACCATATATTTTTGCTATATCTTTCGCGGTTTTTTCGTCTATCTGCTGCGTTGGTTTAAGTACTATACCCTTAACAAACATATCCTGTATGATCCTGTTCAACGGAACCCCTATTTTAACGGCAAGTGTGTTAAGTTGCAGATCTTCGGGCTTCAAAACAACTTCCTGGAAAATCTCCTCTAATTCTTCTTTTTCCTTTTTTGGCTTTGCCGCTTTTGCCTTTGCAGCCGTTTCTTCTTCCTCTTCAAATATTTCGAGTAGCAAACCAACTGTTTCTTCATCTATATAACTCATGTGATTTTTGACATTCAGACCAAGTTCTTCAAGTTCCTGCAACAAATCTTTTGTAGACATATTAAGTTTTTTGGCTAGCTCGTATACTCTTAATCTGGGCACAATTTCACACTCCTTTTCTCTGTTCCTTCATATGTATTTTACACAATTTGTTTGCCTTTTGTCTGAAGAGTTTTTAAATTTTCGTGTTATAAATAAAAGCGAAATTATTGAAGGGGGCTTTTAAAGAATGGAATCGATCTTTCTAAAAGACATGTTTGAACAGCCAGAGGCAATTAAGGATCTCCTTTCAAAGAAGAAAGAAATTAGATCCAAAGCTGGTAGATTAACACATGAAAATATCCTTTTTCTTGGTATGGGAGCTTCTCATTATGCTTCCATTTATGCAACAGTATATCTTCGCTTGAAAGGAATCAACGCTGTTTCAGTTGAATTGTCCGAGTTCATATGGTATGCCAATCCAGATTTACTCGAATTTTTTGACACGATTTTTCTGATCAGCCAATCGGGAGAAACTGCTGAATTGACAAGATTTGTAGATCTCTTTAACGACAAACTTAATAGATGTGTTCTTGTCACAAACAACGAAAATAGTTTCAATGCCAGTGCTTTTGAAGCATCAAGACTGTTTCCAATTTATGCCGGCCATGAAAGGGCAATGGGGTCTTCAAAAACCTTTATTAATACTATTGTAACTCTTTTATTGATAGCTGAAACGTGGACTGGTGACGAACTACCTTTCGAAAAATTGCCAGAAGCTTTGAGTAAAGCTCTTGAAATTGATGTTAGCCTGTACGCCAAGGATATGTTAGACAGTAAGAGTGTCATACTCGTTGGCCGTGGTTTTGCAGTTCCTGTGTTGAAAATGGCTCAACTAACTCTGGCTGAAATTGCAAAGGTCAGCAGCGTTGTTTACAGTGGGGCTGGCTTCAGGCATGGGCCTATGGAATTGCTCGTAACAGATCCTTTAATAACTGTGGTTGCACAGCACGGAAGAACGTCAAAGCTCACTTTTGATTTGATAGGTGATCTCTCATTTTATCAAAAGGTCTGGTGTATAACTGATGAAAATGTTTCATTCCAGCGAACAATTTCAACGCCAGACGGCTTGATTGAAGAACTTTCCTGTATTCCAGTTATGGCTATTTTTCAAAAAGTCGCCAATGAGATATCAATTGCGAAAGGTTATGAACCAGGAGTGGGGTTGATAGCCTCAAAGGTAACCAAAAAAGAATAATTAATTACTGTGTGCAAGGGCTTTCAGGCGTTGAACGGCCTGGAAGTCCATATTATTTTTGAACCAGTAAGGTAGCACTGTGTTGTTCAACATTACAGGGTCTATTTTTTCATCTATGGCTCCCTGATCAACGAGTTTGAACCAGTCAAGCGAACCATATATTGGTGTATATTCGTTAATTGAGACAGATATTCCGACCTGCTTGCAAATCTCTATAGCTTTTAATACATCGTCTTCTTTTTGATCTGGCATATTCACCATAATGTATGCCTGGACATCCTCTTTTGTGAAACCGGCTTTCAGCAGTATCTCTGCTGCTCTTACAAGTTCCTCATCATAAACCTTTCCACCTGTTTCTTTTTGCAAATTTCCACTTGTCTCATACCCGAGTTTAATAGTTTTGAATCCTGCTTCCTTCATCAATTTCGCGGTTTCTTCATCGAGTAATCGTGCATGAAGACCGTTGGGGAGATGATAATTAACCTTTAATTGTTCCTTTATAAGCAATTTGAGTAATTTCATGAAGTGTCTTTCTTTGTTGATTAGGATTGCATCGTCAAAGAAAACGATGTTTTTTACCTGGAAAAGATCTACGTATCTTTTTATTGCAGCAACCACTTTTTGAGGGTCCCTTTGAACAAATTTTTTCCACAATTTTGATGAAATACAATAAGTACAGGAATACGGGCATCCAAGAGAAGTAAGAAAAACTAAATATCCAACTTTTTTATAAAGCTCGTATGCTGGATCGAGTTCTTCAAACCATTTTTTCATAGAAACACCGATAGTTTTTCCAAACAGTTGATTAATCAGATGTGGAAGGTTCGAAAGATCTTTGTCAAAAATAAAATCTGCGTTGGTATTCTTTTTAGCGTGGTCAGTGTATAATCTGGCATAAAGCCCTCCAAGTACTACCGGAGTTTTCGGAAAAATTTGTTTTATATATTTTATGGTTTCGGCAACACCCGGCCACCAGTAAGTCAACGATGACGTAACGAAAATAGCATCCACTCTGCCTATTTCTTCAAGTTTGCAGAGAAAATATTCCACAGGAGCACCGTATCTTTTGTATTTGCGCGGAATA is a window of Pseudothermotoga elfii DSM 9442 = NBRC 107921 DNA encoding:
- a CDS encoding SIS domain-containing protein, giving the protein MESIFLKDMFEQPEAIKDLLSKKKEIRSKAGRLTHENILFLGMGASHYASIYATVYLRLKGINAVSVELSEFIWYANPDLLEFFDTIFLISQSGETAELTRFVDLFNDKLNRCVLVTNNENSFNASAFEASRLFPIYAGHERAMGSSKTFINTIVTLLLIAETWTGDELPFEKLPEALSKALEIDVSLYAKDMLDSKSVILVGRGFAVPVLKMAQLTLAEIAKVSSVVYSGAGFRHGPMELLVTDPLITVVAQHGRTSKLTFDLIGDLSFYQKVWCITDENVSFQRTISTPDGLIEELSCIPVMAIFQKVANEISIAKGYEPGVGLIASKVTKKE
- a CDS encoding B12-binding domain-containing radical SAM protein codes for the protein MRVLLINPWIHDFAAYDFWLKPIGLLYVGAALKQIGIDVYLIDLLNRHDPDLSKFISQKPDKKFGTGKFHSEQIDKPLLLKNIPRKYKRYGAPVEYFLCKLEEIGRVDAIFVTSSLTYWWPGVAETIKYIKQIFPKTPVVLGGLYARLYTDHAKKNTNADFIFDKDLSNLPHLINQLFGKTIGVSMKKWFEELDPAYELYKKVGYLVFLTSLGCPYSCTYCISSKLWKKFVQRDPQKVVAAIKRYVDLFQVKNIVFFDDAILINKERHFMKLLKLLIKEQLKVNYHLPNGLHARLLDEETAKLMKEAGFKTIKLGYETSGNLQKETGGKVYDEELVRAAEILLKAGFTKEDVQAYIMVNMPDQKEDDVLKAIEICKQVGISVSINEYTPIYGSLDWFKLVDQGAIDEKIDPVMLNNTVLPYWFKNNMDFQAVQRLKALAHSN